Proteins from a single region of Streptomyces sp. TN58:
- a CDS encoding phosphatase PAP2 family protein, with protein MSETARSRATGGDTGTGLPQHRTGPAFAHTPHRSDSRPPQTPRGVRQPGPGGRPGTIPPVPGRPATLSGVLAACALCALLFALITWQVLVRGPLLSWDARLSGELVRTAPDTVTEALSDLGNVPVALPALLLAAAYAALRGNRRGAAAAVAAMALVPALVVPLKEWTARPGPLEPWAAGYFPSGHTATAFVAYAGAALLLGPHLGRRWPMAAALVLTGATAAGLVLRGFHWPLDVLASLLLCTPLLLAVGRSCRGPRRNSR; from the coding sequence ATGAGTGAAACAGCCCGCTCCCGCGCAACCGGGGGCGATACCGGTACCGGGCTTCCCCAGCACCGTACCGGACCTGCGTTCGCGCACACTCCTCACCGATCGGACAGCCGTCCGCCCCAAACCCCCCGGGGCGTCCGGCAACCCGGTCCGGGCGGCCGTCCCGGAACCATCCCCCCTGTTCCGGGACGGCCGGCCACCCTTTCCGGCGTACTCGCCGCCTGCGCGCTCTGCGCCCTCCTCTTCGCCCTGATCACCTGGCAGGTCCTGGTGCGGGGCCCGCTGCTGTCCTGGGACGCCCGGCTGAGCGGCGAACTGGTGCGCACGGCCCCCGACACGGTCACCGAGGCGCTGTCCGACCTCGGGAACGTCCCCGTCGCCCTGCCCGCCCTGCTCCTCGCCGCCGCGTACGCCGCCCTGCGCGGCAACCGCCGCGGCGCCGCGGCCGCGGTGGCGGCGATGGCCCTGGTACCGGCCCTCGTCGTGCCGCTGAAGGAGTGGACCGCCCGCCCCGGCCCGCTGGAGCCGTGGGCGGCGGGCTATTTCCCCTCGGGCCACACCGCGACGGCCTTCGTGGCGTACGCGGGAGCGGCCCTGCTACTGGGGCCGCACCTGGGCCGGCGGTGGCCGATGGCCGCCGCGCTCGTGCTCACGGGGGCGACGGCCGCCGGACTGGTGCTGCGGGGGTTCCACTGGCCGCTGGACGTGCTGGCCAGCCTGCTGCTGTGTACGCCGCTGCTGCTGGCGGTGGGGCGGTCCTGCCGTGGTCCGCGTCGAAACTCCCGCTGA
- the gabT gene encoding 4-aminobutyrate--2-oxoglutarate transaminase → MTAVPQERKIVTAIPGPKSQELQARRLQTVAGGVGSVLPVFTARAGGGIIEDVDGNQLIDFGSGIAVTSVGASAEAVVRRASAQLADFTHTCFMVTPYEGYVEVCEALAELTPGDHAKKSALFNSGAEAVENAVKIARAYTKRQAVVVFDHGYHGRTNLTMALTAKNMPYKHGFGPFAPEVYRVPVAYGYRWPTGAENCGPEAAAQAIDQITKQIGAENVAAIIIEPVLGEGGFIEPAKGFLPAIVKFANENGIVFVADEIQSGFCRTGQWFACEDEGIVPDLITTAKGIAGGLPLAAVTGRAEIMDAAHAGGLGGTYGGNPVACAGALGSIETMKKLDLNAKAKKIESVMKARLTAMQEKYEIIGDIRGRGAMIAIELVKDPVSKTPFPEAAGALAKACHAEGLLVLTCGTYGNVLRFLPPIVIGEHLLNEGLDLIEAAFAAIGTDV, encoded by the coding sequence ATGACCGCTGTCCCGCAGGAGCGCAAGATCGTCACCGCGATCCCCGGCCCCAAGTCGCAGGAGCTGCAGGCCCGCCGCCTGCAGACCGTGGCCGGCGGCGTGGGCTCCGTGCTGCCCGTCTTCACGGCCCGCGCGGGTGGCGGCATCATCGAGGACGTCGACGGCAACCAGCTGATCGACTTCGGCTCCGGCATCGCCGTGACCTCCGTCGGCGCCTCCGCCGAGGCCGTCGTGCGCCGTGCCTCCGCGCAGCTCGCCGACTTCACCCACACCTGCTTCATGGTCACCCCGTACGAGGGCTACGTCGAGGTGTGCGAGGCCCTCGCCGAGCTGACCCCGGGCGACCACGCCAAGAAGTCGGCCCTGTTCAACTCCGGCGCCGAGGCCGTCGAGAACGCCGTCAAGATCGCCCGTGCGTACACCAAGCGCCAGGCCGTCGTCGTCTTCGACCACGGCTACCACGGCCGCACGAACCTGACGATGGCGCTGACCGCGAAGAACATGCCGTACAAGCACGGCTTCGGTCCCTTCGCGCCCGAGGTCTACCGCGTCCCGGTCGCCTACGGCTACCGCTGGCCCACCGGTGCCGAGAACTGCGGCCCCGAGGCCGCCGCCCAGGCGATCGACCAGATCACCAAGCAGATCGGCGCCGAGAACGTCGCCGCGATCATCATCGAGCCGGTCCTCGGCGAGGGCGGCTTCATCGAGCCGGCCAAGGGCTTCCTGCCGGCGATCGTGAAGTTCGCCAACGAGAACGGCATCGTCTTCGTCGCCGACGAGATCCAGTCCGGCTTCTGCCGTACCGGCCAGTGGTTCGCGTGCGAGGACGAGGGCATCGTCCCGGACCTGATCACCACCGCCAAGGGCATCGCGGGCGGTCTGCCGCTCGCCGCCGTGACCGGCCGCGCCGAGATCATGGACGCCGCCCACGCGGGCGGCCTGGGCGGCACCTACGGCGGCAACCCGGTGGCGTGCGCCGGTGCGCTCGGTTCCATCGAGACCATGAAGAAGCTCGACCTCAACGCCAAGGCGAAGAAGATCGAGTCCGTCATGAAGGCCCGCCTGACGGCCATGCAGGAGAAGTACGAGATCATCGGCGACATCCGCGGCCGCGGCGCCATGATCGCGATCGAGCTGGTCAAGGACCCGGTCTCCAAGACCCCGTTCCCGGAGGCGGCCGGCGCGCTCGCCAAGGCCTGCCACGCCGAGGGCCTGCTCGTCCTCACCTGCGGCACCTACGGCAACGTGCTCCGCTTCCTCCCGCCGATCGTGATCGGCGAGCACCTGCTGAACGAGGGCCTGGACCTGATCGAGGCGGCGTTCGCGGCCATCGGCACGGACGTCTGA
- a CDS encoding aldehyde dehydrogenase family protein produces MTSTHAFWLAGRQATGEDSFDVHSPWDGRLVGTVSVPTDEQVEEAVAAAYAVTAEFSATPAHVRAAALDHVSKRLVERTEEIAQLISAENGKPVKWARGEVGRAVSVFRFAAEEARRFNGGEAQRLDTDAGGVGRLALTRRFVKGPVLGIAPFNFPLNLCAHKVAPAIAVGAPIILKPAPATPLSGLILGELLAETDLPAGSWSVLPVANDKMPALVKDERLPVISFTGSDTVGYAIQQSVPHKHCTLELGGNAAAVVLDDWSSEADLDWAATRIATFSNYQAGQSCISVQRVIADASVYDRLVEKVVAKVQAQVTGDPNDDATDVGPLVSQAAAERVESWVDEAVSAGAKLLTGGKREGASYEPTVLANVPEGVKLATEEVFGPVLTLLRVENTDEAFAAVNDSKFGLQAGVFTRNVQTAFRAHRELEVGGVIIGDAPSYRADQMPYGGVKQSGVGREGVRYAMDDYTYERVLVLTGLDI; encoded by the coding sequence ATGACTTCCACCCACGCCTTCTGGCTCGCCGGCCGCCAGGCCACCGGCGAGGACAGCTTCGACGTCCACTCCCCGTGGGACGGCCGACTGGTCGGCACGGTCAGCGTGCCCACCGACGAGCAGGTCGAAGAGGCCGTGGCCGCGGCGTACGCCGTGACGGCGGAGTTCTCCGCGACCCCCGCCCACGTACGGGCCGCCGCCCTGGACCACGTGTCCAAGCGGCTCGTCGAGCGCACCGAGGAGATCGCCCAGCTGATCTCCGCCGAGAACGGCAAGCCCGTCAAGTGGGCCCGCGGCGAGGTCGGCCGCGCGGTGTCCGTGTTCCGCTTCGCCGCGGAGGAGGCCCGCCGCTTCAACGGCGGCGAGGCCCAGCGCCTGGACACCGACGCCGGCGGCGTCGGCCGTCTCGCGCTGACCCGCCGCTTCGTCAAGGGCCCGGTCCTCGGCATCGCGCCGTTCAACTTCCCGCTGAACCTGTGCGCCCACAAGGTGGCCCCGGCCATCGCCGTCGGCGCGCCGATCATCCTCAAGCCGGCCCCCGCCACCCCGCTGTCCGGCCTGATCCTGGGCGAGCTGCTGGCCGAGACCGACCTCCCGGCCGGCTCCTGGTCGGTCCTGCCGGTCGCGAACGACAAGATGCCCGCCCTGGTCAAGGACGAGCGCCTCCCCGTCATCTCCTTCACCGGCTCCGACACCGTCGGCTACGCCATCCAGCAGTCGGTGCCCCACAAGCACTGCACCCTGGAGCTCGGCGGCAATGCCGCGGCCGTCGTCCTGGACGACTGGTCCTCCGAGGCCGACCTCGACTGGGCCGCGACCCGCATCGCGACCTTCTCGAACTACCAGGCCGGCCAGTCCTGCATCTCCGTGCAGCGCGTGATCGCCGACGCCTCCGTCTACGACCGCCTCGTCGAGAAGGTCGTCGCGAAGGTCCAGGCGCAGGTCACCGGCGACCCGAACGACGACGCCACCGACGTCGGCCCGCTCGTCTCCCAGGCCGCCGCCGAGCGCGTAGAGTCCTGGGTCGACGAGGCCGTGTCCGCCGGCGCCAAGCTGCTCACCGGCGGCAAGCGCGAGGGCGCCTCGTACGAGCCGACCGTCCTGGCGAACGTGCCCGAGGGCGTCAAGCTCGCCACCGAGGAGGTCTTCGGCCCGGTCCTGACCCTCCTGCGGGTCGAGAACACCGACGAGGCCTTCGCCGCGGTGAACGACTCCAAGTTCGGCCTGCAGGCCGGCGTCTTCACCCGCAACGTCCAGACCGCGTTCCGCGCCCACCGCGAGCTGGAGGTCGGCGGCGTGATCATCGGCGACGCGCCGTCCTACCGCGCCGACCAGATGCCCTACGGCGGCGTCAAGCAGTCCGGTGTGGGCCGCGAGGGCGTCCGCTACGCGATGGACGACTACACCTACGAGCGGGTCCTGGTCCTGACCGGCCTCGACATCTGA
- the dxr gene encoding 1-deoxy-D-xylulose-5-phosphate reductoisomerase yields the protein MGGMSDRPAPLADPHLLFDAAAGRRDIVILGSTGSIGTQAIDLALRNPDRFRVTALSAAGGRVALLAEQARLLRVEKVAVAREDAVPALKEALSAQYGPGEALPEILAGPDAATEIAASACHTVLNGITGSIGLAPTLAALRAGRTLALANKESLIVGGPLVKALAQPGQIIPVDSEHAALFQALAAGTRADVRKLVVTASGGPFRGRTRAELAKVTVQDALAHPTWAMGPVITVNSATLVNKGLEVIEAHLLYDIPFEQIEVVVHPQSYVHSMVEFTDGSTLAQATPPDMRGPIAIGLGWPQRIPDAAPAFDWTKASTWEFFPLDTEAFPAVGIARHVGALGGTAPAVFNAANEECVEAFLAGRLPFTAIMDTVSAVVDEHGTPESGTSLTVQDVLEAEAWARARAREMAARAAAEARA from the coding sequence ATGGGGGGCATGAGCGACCGTCCAGCCCCCCTCGCCGACCCGCACCTCCTCTTCGACGCCGCGGCCGGCCGCCGGGACATCGTGATCCTCGGGTCCACCGGCTCCATCGGCACCCAGGCCATCGACCTGGCCCTGCGCAACCCGGACCGCTTCCGGGTCACCGCACTGTCCGCCGCCGGCGGCCGGGTGGCGCTGCTGGCCGAGCAGGCCCGGCTGCTGCGCGTCGAGAAGGTCGCCGTCGCCCGCGAGGACGCCGTACCGGCCCTGAAAGAGGCGCTGAGCGCCCAGTACGGTCCGGGCGAGGCGCTGCCCGAGATCCTCGCCGGGCCGGACGCCGCGACCGAGATCGCCGCCTCCGCGTGCCACACCGTCCTCAACGGCATCACCGGATCCATCGGCCTCGCGCCGACCCTCGCCGCCCTGCGGGCCGGCCGGACCCTGGCCCTGGCCAACAAGGAGTCGCTGATCGTCGGCGGTCCCCTGGTCAAGGCCCTGGCGCAGCCCGGCCAGATCATCCCCGTGGACTCCGAGCACGCCGCGCTCTTCCAGGCACTGGCCGCCGGTACCCGCGCCGACGTGCGCAAGCTCGTCGTGACCGCCTCCGGCGGACCCTTCCGCGGCCGCACCCGCGCCGAACTGGCGAAGGTCACCGTCCAGGACGCGCTCGCGCACCCGACCTGGGCCATGGGACCGGTGATCACCGTCAACTCGGCGACCCTGGTCAACAAGGGTCTGGAGGTCATCGAGGCGCACCTCCTCTACGACATCCCGTTCGAGCAGATCGAGGTCGTGGTCCACCCGCAGTCGTACGTGCACTCGATGGTGGAGTTCACCGACGGCTCCACCCTCGCCCAGGCCACCCCGCCCGACATGCGCGGCCCCATCGCCATCGGCCTCGGCTGGCCCCAGCGCATCCCCGACGCGGCCCCCGCCTTCGACTGGACCAAGGCCTCCACCTGGGAGTTCTTCCCGCTGGACACCGAGGCCTTCCCCGCCGTCGGCATCGCCCGGCACGTGGGCGCCCTCGGCGGCACCGCACCCGCCGTCTTCAACGCGGCGAACGAGGAGTGCGTAGAGGCGTTCCTGGCCGGTCGGCTGCCGTTCACAGCAATCATGGATACGGTCTCTGCCGTGGTCGATGAGCACGGGACGCCGGAGTCGGGAACCTCCCTGACCGTCCAGGACGTCCTCGAAGCAGAGGCCTGGGCCAGGGCCCGGGCGCGGGAGATGGCGGCACGGGCCGCCGCGGAGGCGCGCGCATGA
- a CDS encoding PucR family transcriptional regulator, with product MPLTLASLVQHSALKLSVRAGESRLDTPVRWAHVSELADPVPYMEGGELLLITAMKLDADDPQEMRRYVRRLAAAGVVGIGFAIGVNYEAVPEALVEAARSEDMPLLEVPRRTPFLAISKAVSAALAADQYRAVTAGFEAQRELTRAALSADGPAELLAKLAAHVHGWAALYDTSGAVVAAAPDWAARRAARLTPDVERLRERPAPASAVVGGSEDRVELQSLGTGRRARGALAVGTGAPLGTAERYAVHSAVALLTLTTERSRSLHDAESRLGAAVLRMLLAGEPDHARAVAGDLYGSLLDAPFRLVVAEPALAGTEQPEGLALLADTVESAAARTGEALLVVPEPGRLVVLACDAGAAVQACTDHAEALEARRGRDAAGPEPDELVVGLSAPAGPGGVAAALKQADQALAVARRRGRPMVEHEDMAVGSVLPLLADDAVRAFADGTLRALREHDATGRGDLVASLQAWLSRHGQWDAAAADLGVHRHTLRYRMKRVEEILGRSLEDPDVRMELWLALKATTTP from the coding sequence ATGCCGCTGACCCTCGCCTCCCTCGTCCAGCACTCGGCGCTCAAGCTCAGCGTCCGGGCGGGCGAGAGCCGCCTGGACACCCCCGTGCGCTGGGCCCACGTCAGCGAGCTGGCCGACCCCGTCCCCTACATGGAGGGCGGGGAACTGCTGCTGATCACCGCCATGAAGCTGGACGCCGACGACCCGCAGGAGATGCGCCGCTATGTACGCCGCCTCGCCGCGGCCGGAGTGGTCGGCATCGGCTTCGCGATCGGCGTCAACTACGAGGCGGTCCCCGAGGCGCTGGTCGAAGCGGCACGGTCCGAGGACATGCCCCTCCTGGAGGTGCCGCGCCGGACACCCTTCCTCGCGATCAGCAAGGCCGTCTCCGCCGCACTCGCGGCGGACCAGTACCGGGCGGTCACCGCCGGCTTCGAGGCACAGCGCGAGCTGACGCGCGCCGCGCTCTCCGCCGACGGCCCCGCCGAGCTGCTGGCGAAGCTCGCCGCCCACGTGCACGGCTGGGCGGCGCTCTACGACACCTCCGGCGCGGTCGTGGCGGCCGCACCCGACTGGGCCGCCCGCCGCGCCGCCCGGCTGACCCCCGACGTGGAGCGGCTGCGGGAGCGGCCGGCGCCCGCGAGCGCCGTCGTCGGAGGCTCCGAGGACCGCGTCGAGCTGCAGTCCCTGGGCACCGGACGGCGGGCGCGCGGCGCGCTCGCCGTCGGCACGGGGGCCCCGCTGGGCACGGCCGAGCGGTACGCCGTCCACTCCGCGGTGGCACTGCTGACGCTCACCACCGAGCGGTCGCGCTCGCTGCACGACGCCGAGTCCCGGCTGGGGGCGGCGGTGCTGCGGATGCTGCTGGCGGGGGAGCCGGACCACGCCCGGGCCGTGGCCGGGGATCTGTACGGATCGCTGCTGGACGCGCCGTTCCGGCTGGTCGTGGCCGAGCCGGCGCTCGCGGGGACGGAGCAGCCCGAAGGGCTGGCGCTGCTGGCCGACACCGTGGAATCGGCGGCCGCCCGCACGGGGGAGGCCCTGCTGGTGGTCCCGGAGCCGGGCCGGCTCGTGGTCTTGGCCTGCGACGCCGGCGCGGCCGTGCAGGCCTGCACGGACCACGCCGAAGCCCTGGAGGCCCGGCGCGGACGGGACGCGGCCGGCCCCGAGCCCGACGAGCTGGTGGTCGGACTGTCCGCGCCCGCCGGGCCCGGCGGTGTCGCGGCCGCCCTCAAGCAGGCCGACCAGGCCCTCGCCGTGGCCCGCCGGCGCGGCCGCCCGATGGTCGAGCACGAGGACATGGCGGTGGGATCGGTCCTGCCGCTGCTCGCCGACGACGCCGTACGGGCCTTCGCGGACGGCACCCTGCGCGCGCTGCGGGAGCACGACGCGACGGGCCGCGGCGACCTGGTGGCCTCCCTGCAGGCCTGGCTCTCCCGCCACGGCCAGTGGGACGCCGCCGCCGCCGACCTCGGCGTGCACCGGCACACCCTGCGCTACCGGATGAAGCGGGTCGAGGAGATCCTGGGCCGCTCCCTGGAGGACCCCGACGTCCGCATGGAGCTGTGGCTCGCCCTCAAGGCCACCACCACCCCGTAG
- a CDS encoding acyl-CoA dehydrogenase family protein, with protein sequence MSATQPVQPSGTQPKVTEREARQVAEAAREQDWRKPSFAKELFLGRFRLDLIHPHPLPTDEDVRRGEAFLARLREFCETRIDGARIEREAKIPDETVRGLKELGALGMKIDPKYGGLGLTQVYYNKALALVGSVSPAIGALLSAHQSIGVPQPLKMFGTQAQKDAYLPRCASTAISAFLLTEPDVGSDPARLATTAVPDGDDAYILDGVKLWTTNGVVADLLVVMARVPRSENHRGGITAFVVEADSPGITVEHRNAFMGLRGLENGVTRFHQVRVPADQRIGAEGAGLKIALTTLNTGRLSLPAMCVGAGKWCLKIAREWSGVREQWGRPVARHEAVGAKISFIAATTFALEAVVDLASQMADEDRNDIRIEAALAKLYGSEMACLMADELVQIRGGRGFETAESLAARGERAVPAEQMLRDLRINRIFEGSTEIMHLLIAREAVDAHLSVAGDLIDPDKDLGDKARAGARAAGFYARWLPKLATGPGQVPGTYRAFHPGGHPDLSTHLRYVERSARKLARSTFYAMSRWQGRMETKQGFLGRIVDIGAELFAMSAACVRAEHLRASGQHGREAYQLADAFCEQSRLRVEELFGRLWSNTDDLDRKVVAGVLSGTYTWLEEGVLDPSGDGPWIADAAPGASTRKNVHRPIR encoded by the coding sequence ATGTCCGCAACACAGCCCGTACAGCCCAGCGGCACACAGCCCAAGGTGACCGAGCGCGAGGCACGACAGGTCGCGGAAGCGGCCCGGGAACAGGACTGGCGCAAACCCAGTTTCGCCAAGGAGCTCTTCCTGGGACGGTTCAGGCTCGACCTGATCCACCCCCACCCGCTCCCCACCGACGAGGACGTCCGCCGCGGGGAGGCCTTCCTCGCCCGGCTGCGCGAGTTCTGCGAGACCCGAATCGACGGCGCCCGCATCGAACGCGAGGCGAAGATCCCCGACGAGACCGTGCGCGGGCTCAAGGAGCTCGGCGCCCTCGGGATGAAGATCGACCCCAAGTACGGGGGCCTCGGCCTCACCCAGGTCTACTACAACAAGGCCCTCGCCCTCGTCGGCTCGGTCAGCCCGGCCATCGGAGCCCTGCTCTCCGCCCACCAGTCGATCGGCGTGCCCCAGCCGCTGAAGATGTTCGGCACCCAGGCCCAGAAGGACGCCTACCTGCCGCGCTGCGCCAGCACCGCCATCAGCGCCTTCCTGCTCACCGAACCCGACGTGGGCTCCGACCCGGCCCGCCTGGCCACCACGGCCGTCCCGGACGGCGACGACGCCTACATCCTCGACGGCGTGAAGCTGTGGACCACCAACGGGGTCGTCGCCGACCTGCTCGTGGTCATGGCCCGGGTGCCCAGATCGGAGAACCACCGAGGCGGGATCACCGCCTTCGTCGTCGAGGCCGACTCGCCCGGCATCACCGTCGAGCACCGCAACGCCTTCATGGGCCTGCGCGGCCTGGAGAACGGCGTCACCCGCTTCCACCAGGTGCGGGTCCCCGCCGACCAGCGCATCGGCGCCGAGGGCGCCGGCCTGAAGATCGCCCTCACCACGCTCAACACCGGCCGGCTCTCCCTGCCCGCCATGTGCGTCGGCGCCGGCAAGTGGTGCCTGAAGATCGCCCGCGAATGGTCCGGCGTACGCGAGCAGTGGGGCAGGCCGGTCGCCCGGCACGAGGCGGTCGGCGCCAAGATCTCCTTCATCGCCGCCACCACCTTCGCCCTCGAAGCCGTCGTCGACCTCGCCTCCCAGATGGCCGACGAGGACCGCAACGACATCCGCATCGAAGCCGCCCTCGCCAAGCTCTACGGCTCCGAGATGGCCTGCCTGATGGCCGACGAACTGGTCCAGATCCGCGGCGGAAGGGGCTTCGAGACCGCCGAGTCCCTGGCCGCCCGCGGCGAGCGCGCCGTCCCCGCCGAGCAGATGCTCCGCGACCTGCGCATCAACCGGATCTTCGAGGGATCCACCGAGATCATGCACCTGCTGATCGCCCGCGAGGCAGTCGACGCCCACCTGTCGGTGGCCGGCGACCTCATCGACCCCGACAAGGACCTCGGCGACAAGGCCAGGGCCGGCGCCCGCGCCGCCGGGTTCTACGCCCGCTGGCTGCCCAAGCTGGCCACCGGCCCCGGCCAGGTCCCCGGCACCTACCGGGCCTTCCACCCCGGCGGCCACCCCGACCTCTCCACCCACCTGCGCTATGTGGAGCGCAGCGCCCGCAAACTCGCCCGGTCCACCTTCTACGCGATGTCCCGCTGGCAGGGCCGCATGGAGACCAAGCAGGGCTTCCTCGGCCGGATCGTCGACATCGGCGCCGAACTCTTCGCGATGAGCGCGGCCTGCGTCCGAGCCGAGCACCTGCGCGCCTCGGGACAGCACGGCCGGGAGGCCTACCAGCTCGCCGACGCCTTCTGCGAGCAGTCCCGGCTGCGCGTGGAAGAGCTCTTCGGGCGGCTCTGGTCCAACACCGACGACCTCGACCGCAAGGTGGTCGCCGGCGTCCTGTCCGGGACCTACACCTGGCTGGAGGAGGGCGTCCTCGACCCGTCGGGCGACGGCCCCTGGATCGCGGACGCCGCCCCTGGCGCCTCGACCCGGAAAAACGTGCACCGCCCCATCCGCTGA
- a CDS encoding ATP/GTP-binding protein — MDTEGTSDGQATRTGHVPRPATSPEHPPKPRHAPGQTPDLTDWISTPRPAAEPGVWRYGHTPRAAAEAERTPDRALASGAFISFLACVLVWSLMRNTYIPFWDAPLNLFTPDSWYSANGEPVMGTGGMRAKPIYELLFVSAILYGFGRLGSWRTAWQRLVVERGPWVQALAVVPAAWVTLLLVDNHQLPIRQLVFAFLPYTSDPVANLALDNTAKTVIDVVLIVAFAWLGGALRLLRRLRAVRAGGGREGNRAAPVEPPRAHVPGDDGDPLRWTQLRGAGLGEAADRLEGEAGGGRMNDVDYARIRRAWESVRVDPSRMRAFADSVRDKGAGACVHPSGDRDLPVRTARHDLLARQVLLGTVEDGVRNPYARRGTSLALDPEVLGTSLLAVGPSGTGKTQRLVRPVVESLALQALAGQAAVVAVGAAGAQLGPDAAYDVVVRIGDPASVYDLDLYGGATDPDEAAILLAEAFVGDVPGIDVRRAATALAQLLGPFRAAYGRFPAVPELRELLDQVPAAFDALRRQLAPAADGTGGAARQHAMLRELDARTRQHGAHGDPGPALADRVALLDRPAFAGFFDTTGQGRPFSLRALEHPIRVRVDLPERGHADASRMLARLLLAQFNAAAAARADRSLFAFLAFDDASHTLTAETVRGVQRLRSAHAGVLLTLRTLDDVPEALRTPLLGAVGCRMAFSGVTTWDGKRFAEAWGTEWVETRDVTHRTVFADQPLTRAIHAFRKLVTGKAVTTDAVTVRQVERERWSASDLAHAVPPGHAVLSLTSVKGERAAPLLVRLAGTS, encoded by the coding sequence ATGGACACCGAGGGCACGAGCGACGGACAGGCGACCCGCACGGGTCACGTACCAAGGCCTGCGACATCCCCCGAGCACCCGCCGAAACCCCGGCACGCCCCCGGGCAGACGCCGGACCTGACCGACTGGATCAGCACCCCGCGCCCGGCCGCCGAGCCTGGCGTATGGCGCTACGGCCACACTCCGCGGGCGGCGGCGGAGGCCGAGCGGACCCCGGACCGGGCCCTGGCGAGCGGCGCGTTCATCTCGTTCCTGGCCTGCGTCCTCGTCTGGTCGCTCATGCGCAACACCTACATCCCCTTCTGGGACGCGCCACTGAACCTCTTCACCCCCGACAGCTGGTACTCCGCGAACGGGGAACCCGTCATGGGGACGGGCGGGATGCGAGCCAAGCCGATCTACGAGCTGCTCTTCGTCTCGGCGATCCTCTACGGCTTCGGCCGACTCGGCAGCTGGCGGACCGCCTGGCAGCGGCTGGTCGTCGAGCGCGGCCCCTGGGTGCAGGCCCTGGCGGTCGTGCCGGCGGCCTGGGTGACCCTCCTGCTCGTCGACAACCACCAGCTGCCGATCCGCCAGCTCGTCTTCGCGTTCCTTCCGTACACCAGTGACCCGGTGGCCAACCTCGCACTCGACAACACGGCCAAAACCGTGATCGACGTGGTCCTGATCGTGGCGTTCGCCTGGCTCGGCGGTGCGCTCCGGCTCCTGCGGCGCCTACGCGCGGTCCGGGCAGGCGGCGGCCGGGAAGGAAACCGGGCGGCGCCAGTCGAACCGCCCCGCGCCCACGTGCCGGGGGACGACGGGGATCCGCTGCGCTGGACGCAGTTGCGGGGGGCCGGGTTGGGGGAGGCGGCCGATCGGCTCGAAGGGGAGGCCGGGGGCGGGCGGATGAACGACGTGGACTACGCGCGCATCCGCCGCGCCTGGGAGTCCGTACGCGTCGACCCCTCCCGCATGCGGGCCTTCGCCGACTCCGTCCGCGACAAGGGCGCCGGGGCCTGCGTGCACCCCTCCGGCGACCGGGACCTGCCCGTGCGGACCGCCCGGCACGACCTGCTGGCCCGGCAGGTGCTGCTCGGCACCGTCGAGGACGGCGTCCGCAACCCGTACGCCCGCCGCGGCACCTCCCTCGCGCTCGACCCCGAAGTGCTCGGCACCTCCCTGCTCGCCGTCGGCCCCTCCGGCACCGGCAAGACACAGCGCCTGGTGCGGCCCGTCGTGGAGTCCCTCGCCCTCCAGGCGCTCGCCGGCCAGGCCGCCGTCGTCGCCGTCGGCGCCGCCGGTGCGCAGCTCGGCCCGGACGCCGCCTACGACGTCGTCGTCCGCATCGGCGACCCCGCCTCCGTCTACGACCTTGACCTCTACGGCGGGGCCACCGACCCCGACGAGGCGGCGATCCTGCTCGCCGAGGCCTTCGTCGGGGACGTCCCCGGGATCGACGTACGCCGGGCGGCGACCGCCCTCGCCCAGCTCCTCGGGCCGTTCCGGGCGGCGTACGGCCGCTTCCCCGCCGTGCCCGAGCTGCGCGAACTGCTCGACCAGGTCCCGGCCGCCTTCGACGCCCTGCGCCGCCAACTCGCGCCAGCCGCCGACGGCACCGGCGGCGCCGCACGGCAGCACGCCATGCTGCGCGAGCTCGACGCCCGTACCCGCCAGCACGGAGCGCACGGCGACCCCGGACCGGCCCTCGCCGACCGGGTGGCCCTGCTGGACCGGCCCGCCTTCGCCGGGTTCTTCGACACCACCGGCCAGGGCCGGCCGTTCTCGCTGCGCGCCCTGGAACACCCCATCCGGGTCCGCGTCGACCTGCCCGAGCGGGGGCACGCCGACGCCTCACGGATGCTGGCCCGGCTGCTGCTGGCCCAGTTCAACGCCGCCGCGGCCGCTCGCGCCGACCGGTCCCTCTTCGCGTTCCTCGCCTTCGACGACGCCTCCCACACCCTGACCGCGGAGACCGTCCGCGGCGTCCAGCGCCTGCGCTCGGCGCACGCCGGCGTGCTGCTCACCCTGCGCACGCTGGACGACGTACCGGAAGCCCTGCGCACGCCGCTGCTCGGGGCGGTCGGCTGCCGGATGGCCTTCTCCGGGGTCACCACCTGGGACGGCAAGCGCTTCGCGGAAGCCTGGGGCACCGAGTGGGTGGAGACGCGCGACGTCACCCACCGCACCGTCTTCGCCGACCAGCCGCTGACGCGGGCGATCCACGCCTTCCGCAAGCTCGTCACCGGCAAGGCGGTCACCACGGACGCGGTGACCGTGCGGCAGGTGGAACGGGAGCGGTGGTCCGCCTCGGACCTGGCGCACGCCGTGCCGCCCGGGCACGCCGTGCTCTCGCTCACCTCCGTCAAGGGGGAGCGGGCGGCCCCGCTGCTGGTCCGCCTGGCCGGAACGTCCTGA